Genomic DNA from Candidatus Nitronereus thalassa:
GGAAGGGTATTGGTCTCGGTACCCTATGGTAGTCACGAACCGGTTCAAGGACAAGAGTTGATCGCTGCCGTGGAACATTGGCTCCAAGGGAACCGGAGGCCGAAACCATGATGGAGTTTGCCTGGCCCTGGGTGTTAGTCGGTTTGTTGCTTCCATTTGTGGTGAGGTATGTGCTTCCTCGTGCGACACCCCTGAAATCCGAATCTGCCCTTCGTGTTCCATTTTATCAAGCAGTCACGGAGGGGGAGGGCGGGCATGTTCTTCAGAAATCCTCTCCCCTACAATCTGGAATATTTTGGATGGCCTTCTTGGTGTGGACCTGTCTGGTGATCGCGGGGGCTCGACCGCAATGGGTGGGTGATCCCATTGCCTTACCAGTAAGTGGACGAGATGTCATGTTGGCGGTGGATCTTTCCGGCAGCATGGAAATTCCCGACTTTGCCTTGAATGGGGAAAAAGCCAATCGTTTGCAGGTGGTGAAAGAGGTGGCCGGAGAATTTATTCAACGTCGCAAGGGCGATCGCCTCGGTCTGATTTTGTTTGGATCGAAAGCCTATCTACAAACACCACTGACCTTTGACCGACAGACTGTCCAGCAAATGTTGCGAGAGAGCGCCATCGGTTTGGCGGGAAAAGAAACAGCCATTGGCGATGCGCTTGGATTGGCGGTGAAGCGGTTTCAACATCAATCCCAAGACCATCGCATCCTCATCTTGCTCACGGATGGATCCAACACCGCGGGAGAGGTGGATCCCATCCAAGCTGCGAAACTGGCGGCTAAGGAAGGTATTCGCATCCATGCCATTGGCGTGGGATCGGATTACATGGAAATGGACACGATGTTTGGGACGCGCGTGGTCAATCCAGCCAGTGACCTGGATGAAAAGACGTTGAGTACCATCGCAGAACTCACCGGAGGCGTCTACTTCCGTGCTCGCGATACGAAAGGGCTCGAGACGGTGTATCAACAACTGGATCAAATTGAGCCGGTGATTACAGACACAGAGTATTTTCGCCCTATTACGGATTTATATGTGTGGCCATTAGGGGTAGCGATGATGCTGTCAATGTTGATGTCGGTAAGGCATCTCGGTCTGCGCAATCCTTTTTCGAAACGGGAAAAAGTCGAATCATTGAGTGGAGCATCGTTGTCGAAGGTGGCAATTGGATGAAAGTCGACGCGTTTCATTTTCTCAGACCATGGTGGTTGTTTGGTTTGATCCCGGTAGCCTGGGTCCTGTGGCGATTAATGCGCAGTATCCAAGCCGGACGATCCTGGCAACAGGTCTGTGATCCCCATCTATTGCCACATTTATTAATAGGGAATGATCAGACCGGCGGAAAAAGCGCCTGGGTGTTGTTGGGCCTTGGGTGGAGTCTGGCACTTCTGGCATTGGCAGGTCCGGTGTGGTCAAAACTGCCGCAGCCAGTGGTCCGGTCGGAGTCGGCCCTTGTTATTGTGCTCGACATCTCCCGCTCAATGGATGCGCAGGATCTTCGTCCCTCACGGCTGACTCGGGCAAAGCACAAAGTGTTGGACATTCTGAAACGGCGGACCGAAGGGCAAACCGGATTGGTGGTATTTGCCTATGATCCATTTGTGGTTTCCCCTCTGACCGATGATGCGAAAACGATTGCTTCTATGGTTCCGACATTGTCGACGGACTTGGCCCCTGTTCAAGGTAGTCGTCCTGAATTAGCCTTGGAACGAGCGGATGAACTTTTGGTGCAAAGCACAGTCTCCGAAGGGACCATTCTACTTATTACCGATGGCGCTGAATCGTCATCGGTAAAGAATACGGCAGAGGCACTTCGTGATAAAGGTCGGGTGGTGTCGGTGCTAGGAGTGGGTTCCGAAGAAGGTGCGCCCATTCCATTACCAAGTGGGGGGTTTTTGACGGATCAATCCGGGGCTATTGTGATTCCTAAACTCGATCCAGGAATCTTGCAAGAGTTGGCTCGATTGGGAGGAGGCCTGTTCGAAACTTTGCAACCTGATGATCGCGATCTTGATAGAATTTTGGATGCATCTCTCAAGGCTCCAACGATTGATGAAGCAGAAGATACCGAGCGAAACACTGATCAATGGCAAGAAGAAGGACCATGGCTCGTTCTTGCCGTACTCATGATTGGCGTGCTGGCATTTCGTCGGGGTTGGTTTGGCGTCGTGTTATTGATTGGTGTCCTGATTCCAATGCCGGCTTATGCGTGGACCTGGGAAGATCTGTGGAGTCGTCCCGATCAACAAGCCACTCGAAAGCTGCAACAAGGGAAGCCCAAAGAAGCCGCTGAATTATTTCAAGACCC
This window encodes:
- a CDS encoding VWA domain-containing protein, whose product is MMEFAWPWVLVGLLLPFVVRYVLPRATPLKSESALRVPFYQAVTEGEGGHVLQKSSPLQSGIFWMAFLVWTCLVIAGARPQWVGDPIALPVSGRDVMLAVDLSGSMEIPDFALNGEKANRLQVVKEVAGEFIQRRKGDRLGLILFGSKAYLQTPLTFDRQTVQQMLRESAIGLAGKETAIGDALGLAVKRFQHQSQDHRILILLTDGSNTAGEVDPIQAAKLAAKEGIRIHAIGVGSDYMEMDTMFGTRVVNPASDLDEKTLSTIAELTGGVYFRARDTKGLETVYQQLDQIEPVITDTEYFRPITDLYVWPLGVAMMLSMLMSVRHLGLRNPFSKREKVESLSGASLSKVAIG
- a CDS encoding vWA domain-containing protein encodes the protein MKVDAFHFLRPWWLFGLIPVAWVLWRLMRSIQAGRSWQQVCDPHLLPHLLIGNDQTGGKSAWVLLGLGWSLALLALAGPVWSKLPQPVVRSESALVIVLDISRSMDAQDLRPSRLTRAKHKVLDILKRRTEGQTGLVVFAYDPFVVSPLTDDAKTIASMVPTLSTDLAPVQGSRPELALERADELLVQSTVSEGTILLITDGAESSSVKNTAEALRDKGRVVSVLGVGSEEGAPIPLPSGGFLTDQSGAIVIPKLDPGILQELARLGGGLFETLQPDDRDLDRILDASLKAPTIDEAEDTERNTDQWQEEGPWLVLAVLMIGVLAFRRGWFGVVLLIGVLIPMPAYAWTWEDLWSRPDQQATRKLQQGKPKEAAELFQDPNWQGVAHYRSGQYEEAAQAFGDQSNPESLYNQGNALARLGKYEDALKSYEQTLHQNPSHEDAKHNADLVKKLLEQQQQQSQNGQGDQQSSQGSENQGSGSNNQQNAQGQQNKENRPGDSDQENSVPSSNKNQSDKKESESSPGHQNSEEDAANVAEEQSNSPAKDVQPDQNEEADKSQVAKAEPEQEEDLEERQATEQWLRRIPDDPGGLLRRKFLLEHRRRGNTQQAEGPSW